The following coding sequences lie in one Deferribacterota bacterium genomic window:
- a CDS encoding L-fucose/L-arabinose isomerase family protein, with the protein MSKGVFGLIVANRGFFPAELARDGRKNLIDVLDKNGYESIVLSEEDSKYGSVETFSDAKKCAELFKRNKEKIDGIIVSHPNFGEEKGILEAIRLSKLDVPILIHAEPDDPVKMGIEFRRDSFCGKISDCNNLRQAKIPFTLTEDHTVSVLSQEFIEELDKFSKICKIVKGLKYVRLGAIGARPSAFNTVRYSEKILERYNIAVETVDLSEILHNAMRLKDNDEKVTEKVANIRNYFDRCSVDNDKLIRMAKFGVVIDKWAKDNEVNAVAIQCWTSLEENYGIVPCTIMSMLSNSLLPAACEVDVTGALSMYILQLATNKPSAIMDWNNNYSSDKNKCVLFHCSNIAKSFLESPEMKYQQIIAGTVGKDNTYGTVEGRIKSCKSTFFRLTTDDINGCIKGYVGNGEFTNDSLETFGGFGVYKINDLQKLMHFICENGFEHHVAINMGHVSEAINEALNKYLGWHIYIHQ; encoded by the coding sequence ATGAGTAAAGGTGTATTTGGTCTTATAGTAGCAAACAGGGGTTTCTTTCCAGCCGAGTTGGCAAGAGATGGAAGAAAGAATTTGATAGATGTATTAGATAAAAATGGTTATGAATCTATTGTCTTGTCTGAAGAAGACAGTAAGTATGGATCAGTTGAAACATTTAGTGATGCTAAAAAGTGTGCTGAACTTTTTAAAAGAAATAAGGAAAAAATTGATGGTATTATTGTAAGTCATCCAAACTTTGGTGAAGAAAAAGGGATTTTAGAAGCTATAAGGTTATCAAAACTAGATGTTCCTATATTAATACATGCTGAGCCTGATGATCCTGTTAAAATGGGTATTGAATTTAGAAGAGATTCTTTTTGTGGTAAAATCAGTGATTGCAATAATCTAAGACAGGCGAAAATTCCCTTTACATTAACAGAAGATCACACTGTAAGTGTATTATCTCAAGAATTTATTGAAGAATTAGATAAATTTTCAAAGATTTGCAAAATTGTAAAAGGATTAAAATATGTAAGATTAGGTGCAATTGGTGCTCGCCCATCTGCATTTAACACAGTTAGGTATTCTGAGAAAATACTTGAACGATACAATATAGCAGTTGAAACTGTTGATTTATCTGAAATTTTACATAATGCAATGAGATTGAAAGATAATGATGAAAAAGTAACTGAAAAGGTAGCTAATATTAGAAATTATTTTGATAGATGTAGTGTAGATAACGATAAGTTAATTAGAATGGCTAAGTTTGGTGTTGTTATTGATAAATGGGCTAAAGATAATGAAGTAAATGCTGTTGCTATACAATGTTGGACATCTTTAGAGGAAAATTATGGTATTGTCCCTTGTACGATAATGAGTATGCTAAGTAATTCGTTATTACCAGCTGCCTGTGAAGTTGATGTAACAGGTGCTTTGTCTATGTATATTTTGCAACTTGCAACAAATAAACCATCAGCAATAATGGATTGGAATAATAATTACAGTTCTGACAAAAACAAATGTGTATTATTCCATTGTAGCAATATTGCTAAGTCATTTTTAGAAAGTCCTGAGATGAAATATCAACAAATTATAGCAGGAACGGTTGGCAAAGATAATACATATGGAACAGTGGAGGGCAGAATAAAATCTTGTAAATCAACATTTTTTAGATTAACAACCGATGATATTAATGGTTGCATAAAAGGCTATGTAGGAAATGGTGAATTTACTAATGATTCATTAGAAACCTTTGGTGGCTTTGGGGTCTATAAGATTAATGATTTACAAAAATTGATGCACTTTATATGTGAAAATGGTTTTGAGCACCATGTAGCAATAAATATGGGACATGTGTCAGAAGCAATAAATGAGGCACTTAACAAATATTTAGGGTGGCATATTTATATTCATCAATAA
- a CDS encoding HAD family phosphatase — MDILKDEDIKLKGVLFDFNGVLLPDSELQEMTWKKLSYKIKGIDYNIKYLRNVIHGRGTTDLIKLLIDSNIKDGDIQNIMNLKEEMYRELCLSNKELFKLTPGAIELFERLEFYNIPFTIASSASEADMRFYFEHLNLNKWFNWNKIAYFDGKVKTKPAPDLYILGAKKLNLDPTECCVIEDAVAGMQAAKNANAGFIVAVSIERELPAEAKDLANIVIYSLDELNDDFIKEYFGIKEMVDFPLYYIAGIGY; from the coding sequence ATGGATATTCTTAAAGATGAAGATATTAAACTAAAGGGAGTTCTATTTGATTTTAATGGGGTATTGTTACCGGATAGTGAACTACAAGAAATGACATGGAAAAAATTAAGCTATAAAATAAAAGGAATAGATTATAATATTAAATATTTGAGAAACGTAATACATGGTAGAGGCACAACAGATCTTATAAAATTATTAATTGATAGCAATATTAAAGATGGAGATATTCAAAATATTATGAATCTGAAAGAAGAAATGTATAGAGAACTTTGCTTATCTAATAAAGAATTGTTTAAACTAACACCAGGTGCTATTGAATTATTTGAGAGACTAGAATTTTATAATATACCATTTACCATTGCAAGTTCTGCCAGTGAAGCTGATATGAGATTTTATTTTGAACATTTAAATCTTAATAAATGGTTTAATTGGAATAAGATTGCATATTTTGATGGTAAGGTTAAGACTAAACCAGCACCAGATTTATATATATTAGGCGCAAAAAAACTTAATCTTGATCCAACTGAGTGTTGCGTTATTGAGGATGCAGTAGCTGGTATGCAAGCAGCTAAAAATGCTAATGCTGGTTTTATTGTTGCTGTATCAATTGAAAGGGAACTTCCTGCTGAGGCAAAAGATTTAGCTAATATAGTTATATATTCATTAGATGAATTAAATGATGATTTTATAAAAGAATATTTTGGCATCAAGGAAATGGTTGATTTTCCATTATATTATATTGCAGGTATTGGTTATTAA